Sequence from the Miscanthus floridulus cultivar M001 chromosome 16, ASM1932011v1, whole genome shotgun sequence genome:
GCGGGCGTGCTCGCCCTCGCCGCCACGGCGCTCGGCATCACCTCCTTCATCATGCAGCGGACTCAGCCAGCAGCTGGGGACGCGGCGGCAGCGGCAACGCCGGCATCGGCCGCAGGCACACCAAACAACTGGCCAGGCGCAGCAGGCGGGCAGTCGCCGTCCCCCGAGGTAGTAATGGGCCACCCGCTGTTACCGTCGGGCAAGCCACAGAACGACTACCCTGTAAAACCCCAGGGATACGAGCAGCCTCAGGTCGTCCCTCCTACTGAGTCTCACCCACAAGCAGGCTACGCACAGGCACCACAGACGAACCTACAGCCCCCTCCTCCAGCTGCTTATGTGTCCCACCACACGCCGAACCACCAGCTCCCTCCGCGCCCGCCAGCCCCAGCAGCGGCACCGGCGGTCGTCGTGGCAGCAGCCGCAGCCTCGGAACCAAGCGTGCTGCAGCCGGCGCTCGGGCCGGTCGCGATGGGCCAACCGCTGCCGCAGGTCCCGCTACAGTACTCTGTTCCTATCCCGGCACCTCAGGTCGGCGGCGTGGATATTCCGGCCGGCGTTCTCCCCTCTACTGCTCCTTCGAAGCCAGGGAGCGGATCGTCGGCACTTTCGACGGTTATTCGCAACGAAGTAGCGAGACAAGGAGTTAAATTGGCCGCGCACGTGGTGACGCAGTCCCTCTTTTCTGATAACAACACCGTTGGGGATGGCGTTCTTTCCATCATGACTGGTTCTGCTGGAGGCGACGCTGTTCAGGCTACAAATTAATTGAGAGGTCAGATGATGATGCTTAATGCTCTGTGCGTTATACGTAGTTTTAGTTTGCTGTTTGTACTTCTTCCTGTATTTGTCAGCAGCTTCGAGACTGTGAAGCATGTCCCTGTCTGTATACCTACTTGTTCTGGTTTGAATCATCCTAAGCTCGAACTTTACTTTTCATTATACCTGTAATGTAACTTTTGCCCAGTTTCCATCCGAATTGTGCAGCTACACTGTTTTGTATTTGGAGGCGACTATTAGCTACATCATCTTTCATTTGCCTCAATCTCAACACTGGGCCGCTTGAAAAGAAAATGAATACGGCTGCCGTCAGCATCACCCGAAGAAGGAACTGGGCCTTACGCCGGCTGATTTTAAGCCGTTCAGTTGTTTTTTACTACTTTGCTAAGTTGGTCTCCAAAGTGTGACATTTAGACAGTGCTCCACTAAAAAAAAAGAAGTGTTTGACATTCGCTTGTCCGGTAAAATTGGTGATCTCACTGTGAGAGTGCCTTCATCAAGCCACGATGTATATCCAAGACAATTTTCTAAACTAGGAGTGGGAGCTCCCCTACTAGCTTTATTAAAAGAAATAAATCAAGTCCAACAAAAAGTTAAGAAactaagaaagaaagaaaaaaagataagCAAGATTAAAACAAGTCCATACTAATTGAACAAGTAGTATGTAATGAAATACGGAGTAATAGTGTACAGTTCAATCAACATTACAAGTGAATTAGACATTTATGAAAAGAAACCACATGAAACGTCTATGGCAGAGACCTGGGCACCAATGTCTTGGCATGCCCATAAAGAACATCAAGGCACTTCGAATCCCTATGTTGCTCCTTCCCCTACCATACTCTACATCTTGCCATTCTCGTCCCTATAGCCCTAACCTCACCTAGCTGCTTTACCTGTGTTCCTAGCCAAAATATTTTGCCGTCACCATTGATGTCTACAGAAGTGGAAAACAACCAAACAGAACGTGTCGATTCCAACTAACGTGGCTCAAATATGAAGTCTTCTATAGAAGGAATCGGTTCATGTGGCTGAGATTATGACCAAATCATGAAAAATGTGTATATGCTTTTGATATCCTACATGTAATGAACATCGTTCAACGTTTTTCTTCCAAGATGTTGGTCATGCACAAGCGGATATAAACATGGTTAGAACATGGTTGACCACAATGCACTAGAAAGGTGTGGCTAGCAGGCATGAGATCAGTAGTTTATGGCCTATGTGATGGCTCCACAATTTGTTTGGAAATGCTTGAGTTTCCAATGGATGATGGCGCAGGCGGTAATCTTTTGGTGTAGCAGTGCACGTAGCAAACATGGGCAGCATTGTGAGGAATCCGATGACGCTTTACGGAAAGAAGGAAACTACAGATTTACATGATAATGCCCAAGATAATCCATAAACTAAATTTACAGAAGGGCTACGAAACTGAACAAAATTGTTGGAGTCTTGGACAGTGTTTTTTTCCCCCGAGGAGTGAAGCTCACCAAGAAAAAACAAGGCTACCCTGATATGATGTACCAAAATATTTTGCCGTCACCATTGATCGTCGCATGTAGCATGTTTGCCATCATTGACGTCAGCTCAACAGTGACATGGTAATTTAAGTAACTATAATCATCGCGCTGTTGAACTGGACCAATAAATTGTGTTATCATCGATCTGGCTTGGCGCGACTCCATAGTTTGTAATTACAAGGAAATCGTCCGGTAGATGCCAGATGGTACGATCGATGCGCTTTTTTTTTTACCGGATTAGCGCTACTGTTCGTCATATCACTCTCATAAGTTTATCGAGACATAACCTTTCAGGCGGCACTCTCAAGCCTTAAGACATACATGAGAGGTCTCCTTTTTAAAGCGTAAAGCTTCGAGGCTGTCTAGCAATCTGAGGGTCGAGATTTTTTCTCTCTCTATACATAATAATTAAAACACgagcatgcatatatataggagTACATATAAGTAGTTCATTGTTTGCCATCGTTGACGTCAGCTCAACAGTGACATGGTAATTTAAGTAACTATAATCATCGCGCTGTTGAACTGGACCAATAAATTGTGTTATCATCGATCTGGCTTGGCGCGAGACTCCATCGTTTGTCATTACAAGGAAAGCGTCCGGTAGATGCCAGATGGTACGATCCATGCGCTTTTTTTTACCGGATTAGCGCTACGTTCGTCAGATCACTCTCATAAGTTTGTCGAGACATAACCTTTCAGGCGGCACTCTCAAGCCTTAAGACCTACATGAGAGGTCTCCTTTTTAAAGCGTAAAGCTCCAAGGCTGTCTAGAGAGTCGAGATTTTTTTTCTCTATACATAATAATTAAAACACGAGCATGCGTATATATATATGAGTACATCAAAGCCAGCTGGGAGTACAGAGCATTGAGCCATTTCATCGTCTCGGATATCTCAGACCCCTAGCTACTACGACCGAGAGACAGAGGCACAGAGGCGACAGGATCAATATGCAGACTGCCGTGGCGGTCCTCGTATCAGGCGTGGTGGCGCTGTTCGGTGTGACGAGCGCCGTGCTGGGGTTCATAGCCGAGGCCAACAGGCTCAAAGTAAGCGATCCAAACGATGTCCATATATATTCTAGCATTAATCTCGCCGAATCGCATCAATCTCTATATGCAGAAGTACTCGTCTTTGCCAGAACAATGGTTTTGATCAAGTCGGTGACGGATTAATTGATGTTCTTGCAGCCGGATGAAATCCACGTGTCTGGTCGCGACTGCGTGTATCCGGCCAACCCCGCTCACACGCTGGGGTTCTGTGCCATCTTCCTGCTTGTGGTGGCCCAGATCATCGCCTCGGCGGCCGGCGGCTGTTGTAGTTGTTGCAGGCCACCGGGCGGTGCTTCTTATTCCAACTCCACTACGCGACGAGTCGTGGGCGTCGTCGCCTCTGTCCTCTCATGGTAATCAACTCCGCATGCACCAGCGTTGCTCTCAAATCTCAATAGGAGTATATTCTCTCGGATTAATGAAACTGGTGTG
This genomic interval carries:
- the LOC136514352 gene encoding uncharacterized protein; protein product: MAVKMDKTSIIVCSVIGSLGLLSAILGFSAEGTKLTPYTILVYGDDCLYPQNPAIGLGICAAIFLIVAQVTFSAVGGCCGCCRSRSIPSETKRIVSIVCAVFSWIAAVIAFALFIEGAAWNANVVRVAEAPYCPYLKDGVFAGAGVLALAATALGITSFIMQRTQPAAGDAAAAATPASAAGTPNNWPGAAGGQSPSPEVVMGHPLLPSGKPQNDYPVKPQGYEQPQVVPPTESHPQAGYAQAPQTNLQPPPPAAYVSHHTPNHQLPPRPPAPAAAPAVVVAAAAASEPSVLQPALGPVAMGQPLPQVPLQYSVPIPAPQVGGVDIPAGVLPSTAPSKPGSGSSALSTVIRNEVARQGVKLAAHVVTQSLFSDNNTVGDGVLSIMTGSAGGDAVQATN
- the LOC136510917 gene encoding protein DESIGUAL 2-like is translated as MQTAVAVLVSGVVALFGVTSAVLGFIAEANRLKPDEIHVSGRDCVYPANPAHTLGFCAIFLLVVAQIIASAAGGCCSCCRPPGGASYSNSTTRRVVGVVASVLSWVAALIAAVFYWVGVMLNAPTTRQAKIAGPDEEECYSLKGGVFVRAAVLSLVATSLGIMSCVLLRLPAATTDVTVEGQDAVGLPEWQAPNPKFARSSS